The Prionailurus viverrinus isolate Anna chromosome B1, UM_Priviv_1.0, whole genome shotgun sequence genome includes the window CAACTCAGTTTACTCTTTTTTCAGTCTTGTTTTGATTTCCTTTCCCTCATTCCCTTCATCTGATCTATAAATAAgttgtatcatttttttctctctttttgggaGATCCtgtcattttaatttcataaaaatgtccTGTGTCTATAGCCATCATACTagcccaagccaccatcatctcttgcttAGAATAACTGCAAGTGGCGTCTTCACTGTGACTTTTTTCTCTGCACAGCAGCCCAAGtgatattttgaaaacataagtAAGACCAtgatattcttatattttaaaacttccaatGTTGTGGAATAATGTTCCAACTCCTTACTCTGCTTACACAGCCCTGTATGACCTGGTCCCTCCCTTACCCTCACCCAAAATGCTTCACCTCCACCAGTCACTTTTCAGCTCTCAAAATACACTTCAAGTCTTTTCATCTAATGCTTTCACATGTGACCCCTTGGTTTGGGGTGCTTGTCCCTCTGCTCTTGTTATCCTTTAGGTCGCTCTTAAATAGACCTTCTTCAAAGAGGGTTGCCCTGATCAGCTAAGGTATTCTCTATTATTGTCCTCTATACATTTCCCTTTGTAGCATTTATTACAAACAGTACTCAAATCTTGTTCAGTATCCTTTTCTCAGTAAACTAAAAGCTTCATAAGGGCAACGACCATGTTTATATATTCACTGTTATATTCTCATTGCCAATTTCAGTGACCTGGTATACAGTAGGcccttaatatttgttgaatagattaATAAGCTATCCTTAAGAATTGATACTACTACTTTCCATCAAGAATATAAGCTGTTAAAATGCTTCAGTATTAAACACTTGTGTGCTCTTGTGCACCCTTGCACATGTTCCTTATACTGTGATGTCATATACCTTTAAAGGCATACCCATGTGGATAAAGGGTAAATATTCTAGAtgtttaaacagaaagaaaatttaatccACAGTTATCTGGGAGCCTCTTCTGCTATTTTTcatccagcattttttttttacatattctgcAGTAACATCTATAGGATGATTCTTTGAAAATTCACATGTTCCAAATTCAAGACTACCActgaccttaaaaataaatcattttggggcgcctgggtggcgcagtcggttaagcgtccgacttcagccaggtcacggtctcgcggtctgtgagttcgagccccgcgtcgggctctgggctgatggctcagagcctggagcctgtttccgattctgtgtctccctctctctctgaccctcccccgtccatgctctatctctctctgtcccccaaaaaataaataaactttgaaaaaaaaaaaaaaaaaaaaaaaaaaaaaataaatcattttaagatATCTATTAATATTTGTAAGTGTGAAGCATACCATtgctcaattattatttttttggtacatatcagatatttaataaataagaaatctTTGTAGGTTATGAAATTATAGTGTAATAGAAACATTTAGCTCTTAGTTTGATATTCTGTCACCTCAAAAGTTGAAGTAAGATTGTgattaatatataaacatttcttaataaCCCATTTCATACTTCTTATCTAtttattatagattttatataaatgacACCATCTGAGAAGTCAACAAATAGCTCTgataaaggacagaaaaatattcaaaagatatCCTATCTGGTCACTAGAATATTTAAAGTAACTGACTATAGACTTTGTGCAAGTTGTGCACCTGTCTTGCTTTCAATATTAGTTTCTCCCATAAAGaataggaaattaacatttagaATGATTCTAAAAagaccattttgttttttgtgacCAGTTTTCCAAAAAGGATTTATAAAATAATCTGGTGGAGTTTATAAAACTGTTTCCTTAGAAAATAGTTCTTCCCATTTTaatctccccctccctctcattTGGTACTTATTAAACACACAAGATACATACCTAGACTTGGATATATAGGAATTATACAGATTATTAAAAATAGCTGAACTGTTACAATGGAATGACCACAGGAAGTGACTTTCTTCCTTTGGTCAGTTTCTCTGCATCTCCTAGCCCCTGAGaaatgagataaagaaagaaGTTATATTGAGAAGTCATGGTAGTTCATTACCACACAGGACCTTCTAGATCATGTAGTCAACAAActacacaaaacaaatgagaagttTGTAGTCAGAGGATAAACTAACTCGCTCGAAGCAATACAAATAGATACTAGTActtattttaacagctttatttagATGTATTTTACATGTCATAAAGTGCAACCTGTATACAGTTCAATGGTCTTTCATGTATTCAGAGTAAATATAATTGGATTATCACCataattaattttagaatattttcatcattccaaaagCTTTAGCCATCCTTTCCCATTGTCCCCTTTCCTGTTCCCtacccccagcccttggcaaccactaatttactttctgtctctatagatttggcTACTTTGAATATTTCGTCATTTCATTGAAatgggatcatatagtatttggcCTTTTGTctttggcttgtttcacttagtgttttcaaggttcatccatgttgtaatacACCTATCAGAACTTCATTGCTTTTTGTGGccaaatatatcacattttatttatccattcagttgatggacatttgaattgtttctgttttttggctattatggataATGTTTCCATTAACATTTGTGTACCagtttttctgtggacatatgttttcatttctcctgggtataTACTTCATTATGGAATTGCTTGATAttataactctatgtttaacatttagAGGAACTGCCAGATTGTTTCCAAGGAGGCCAttcattcccaccagtagtgtatgagggttctaatttctctgaATCcctcaattttcaaaaatttatataatttgtaaaatttcaGCTGTGAAAATTATGCTCACTTATGTAAAATCCCAGTAATTGATGTTTCTGTACATATTCAGAAACTTAATCATTTTCAGAAAGGTAGGGTCTGGCTTTCCAAAAATCACTGTGGCAGTTAGTAATTCACTTAAACTCAAGTTAAGCCGAATAAACATCCTAAGATGGAGTCCCTTTCATTGCTGTTCTTAGACTGTCAGAGTCCTCCGAGTTACCGTGTCTTTAACGTATACTACTTATATATTGTCTAGCAATTTATAAAGATCTTTTGTATACAATATCTCTTTTAGTTCTTACTAGTCCTTGTGGCATATCATACTCCATTAGTTGTTGCTGGATCTCTAGTAGGTTAAACAACTTCCTCCAAGGTGATTGACTTGGAGTTTAAACCCAGACCTGTCTGACTTTAGAGCTGAGACTTGATAAGTTCTTCATTtcgtttattttattaattcaaataaTAGAGGACTTGAGTTTTGCCTCACTGTATCCTCTATTTTCAAGTGTGTGGACATTTTAGTTGCCTTTCAGTTATCTGCAATAAGATCTATTTTATAAGAACCTAGTAATGAAAGATCTGTTTGAAGTAAAATGTGTAACTAGAAAATATATGAAACTCCTAACTCATGTTAACGGAGTTTGCACATTGtaagaaaattatattattttgaagTCTGACATATTAGATGACATATCATATTTGTTCTTTCCTctgccagattatggaaagaatTATGGATCTACCTACTTTACTGAGACATGCATTCAGGGAAATGTTTTCAGTCGGGGGCCTTTTCTGGATGTTCCGCATCAGGATAATACTTTGTTTAATGGGAGCTTTTTTCTATCTTATATCACCTCTAGATTTTGTACCTGAAGCCTTGTTTGGAATTCTAGGCTTTCTAGATGATTTCTTTGTCATCTTTTTGTTGCTCATCTACATCTCTATTATGTATCGAGAGGTGATAACACAGAGACTAAACAGGTGAAAAAATGTGAGTTTACTAAATATTTCAGCTAATACGTGAAATCAAACAGAAGGACCCATGGCAGCATATGGCATTTGAATATTATTATACGAGCGTAAAACCACTGTATGACAAACATTTGATTTCATTTGGCAAATGTGTAGCAATATATGACTGGAATTTTTACATGTACAGGTTCTAATATTAAGGttagaattataataataatttacaatTATATGCTGATTCTATGTTGTCTATGAAGTGTCTGGAAAAAATATGGAATTATATAAAAAGGgatgatttttatatcttttttttccaaaaattactCAGATTAATTGGATGTATATAGTAAGATATTGTTTTACAGTTTATCCAATTTATCCTTCTCAGTGAGCACCTATATGGTAATATATTGGTATGAGATacgtttaaatatttttgttacaatAAAATATTGTACAATATTGGGGGAAAGTCAGTGTTTCTTTCAGTACTAGCTAAGTTTTATGTACTTGGAGCAGCTGTGCTTTTCCATTCTGATATAATTGTTTGCTAACAGctaaaagtgaaagaagaaactTGAAGTTTATAATTTGATTTCATATACTAGCTTATAAGACACTTCTTAATCAATAGAAGAATTAATAAGATATAAGACGTTTATCTCCAGTCAGCACTCTTGATTTTCTCACTTATGACATTTAAACAAGAGTTTGGTCCTTTTATAAGAATAGTATATACAAGTAACTGTAAAGGGAagtttttttcaggaacctctaTAATACTGCAAACACATAGTAGTTTGATGCATTTCTAAGGAAAGTAGATTTTCATGGCAATGAGCATTAAAGACATTAGGAGGGTAAAGGAACACTATTTAAATTTGACAAGAGAAATTACTGGTGAGCTATACCAACAAAACGGccaaatttgc containing:
- the RNF170 gene encoding E3 ubiquitin-protein ligase RNF170 isoform X2; the protein is MYCPICLHQASFPVETNCGHLFCGTCIIAYWRYGSWLGAISCPICRQTVTLLLTVFGENDQSQDVVSLRQDINDYNRRFSGQPRSIMERIMDLPTLLRHAFREMFSVGGLFWMFRIRIILCLMGAFFYLISPLDFVPEALFGILGFLDDFFVIFLLLIYISIMYREVITQRLNR